In the genome of bacterium, one region contains:
- a CDS encoding virulence RhuM family protein encodes MTHLPTKPSRSELLIYQTEDGRTRIQVRLEDETVWLTQKLIAELFQKDVRTINEHIRNIYEEGELSPEATIRKFRIVQTEGSRQVSREVDFYNLDVIISVGYRVKSHRGTQFRIWATQRLREYIVKGFTLDDERLKQSGGGNYFDELLARIRDIRASEKVFWRKVLDIYATSIDYDPNTEMSRRFFQIVQNKMHWAAHGHTAAEIIAGRADADKPYMGLTSWTGARPTQEDIEIAKNYLSAEELDTLNRIVTMYLDFAELQALSRKPMYMKDWIAKLDEFLKVSERDILTHAGRIGHEEAIEKARIEYEKFRKRVLEEPSPVERHFIEAVKEVKKLENMKPRNTRKTRKKNLK; translated from the coding sequence ATGACCCATCTCCCCACCAAACCATCCCGCTCCGAGCTCCTCATCTACCAGACCGAGGATGGCCGCACCCGTATCCAGGTCCGGCTGGAGGATGAAACGGTATGGTTGACCCAAAAGCTCATTGCAGAATTGTTCCAGAAGGATGTGCGGACCATCAATGAACATATCCGCAACATTTACGAGGAGGGGGAACTTTCACCGGAGGCAACCATCCGGAAATTCCGGATAGTTCAAACCGAGGGTTCCCGGCAGGTATCAAGGGAGGTAGATTTCTATAATCTGGATGTCATTATTTCGGTTGGTTATCGGGTCAAATCCCATCGCGGCACCCAGTTCCGCATCTGGGCCACCCAGCGGCTGCGGGAGTATATCGTCAAGGGATTTACACTCGACGACGAGCGGCTCAAACAGTCGGGCGGCGGCAACTATTTCGATGAACTGCTCGCCCGCATTCGGGATATCCGGGCATCGGAAAAGGTCTTCTGGCGCAAGGTGCTGGATATTTACGCCACGAGCATTGACTACGACCCGAACACGGAGATGTCCCGCCGATTCTTTCAGATCGTCCAGAACAAGATGCACTGGGCAGCCCACGGCCACACCGCCGCCGAGATCATCGCCGGGCGTGCCGATGCTGATAAGCCCTATATGGGGCTGACCTCCTGGACCGGCGCCCGGCCAACCCAGGAGGATATTGAGATTGCCAAGAATTATCTCTCCGCCGAGGAACTGGACACCCTTAACCGGATTGTGACCATGTATCTTGATTTTGCCGAGCTTCAGGCCTTGAGCCGCAAACCCATGTACATGAAAGACTGGATCGCCAAGCTGGATGAGTTTCTGAAGGTCAGCGAACGGGACATCCTCACCCATGCAGGCAGGATCGGCCATGAAGAGGCCATTGAGAAGGCACGGATTGAATATGAAAAATTCCGCAAACGGGTATTGGAAGAGCCTTCGCCGGTAGAGCGCCATTTTATCGAAGCGGTGAAGGAAGTGAAAAAACTGGAAAACATGAAACCACGGAACACACGGAAAACACGGAAGAAAAATCTAAAATAG
- a CDS encoding DUF3644 domain-containing protein: MNYFGSYRNLLQNAQAAMLAAIEIYNKPRFQYRDECFSILLINAWELILKALLSKNRKSIYYKKRRGEAYKTFTLQDAFSRAEKFFPNNLPAFPVRRNLEMLNTYRNNAVHFYNAKNFGSIIYSLAQTSIVNFRDLLAEAFGVHIEEEITWSLMPLGLHCPVDPITYLSDDSSRKTAASAPVTQFLTELASALKEVESQGSDTGRLMTVFRVKLESVKKVEHADVVAGVQASSGGQGSGPLVIEKRFDPNDPNWVRRKEILEEITELHGRKFTSHTFEAVIWHNKIKEKSHLCWISEEGVLTKYSREVIAIIRRLSKKQVDAAVSAYKEHMRARARRKKA; the protein is encoded by the coding sequence ATGAACTATTTCGGTTCATATAGAAATCTGCTTCAGAATGCTCAGGCGGCGATGTTGGCGGCTATCGAAATTTACAACAAGCCACGCTTTCAATACCGAGACGAGTGCTTTTCAATTCTCCTGATCAACGCTTGGGAACTCATTCTCAAGGCTTTGCTCTCGAAAAACCGCAAGTCCATATATTACAAGAAACGCCGAGGTGAGGCATACAAGACATTCACATTGCAAGATGCCTTTTCCCGCGCCGAGAAGTTTTTCCCGAACAATCTTCCGGCGTTTCCGGTGCGAAGAAATTTGGAAATGCTGAATACATACAGGAACAATGCCGTTCACTTTTACAATGCAAAGAATTTCGGGTCTATCATTTATTCCCTTGCCCAGACGAGCATCGTGAATTTCCGTGACCTTTTGGCTGAAGCGTTTGGAGTCCATATTGAGGAAGAAATTACCTGGAGTTTGATGCCCCTTGGGTTGCACTGTCCGGTGGACCCCATTACCTACTTGTCGGACGATTCATCACGAAAGACAGCCGCCAGCGCGCCTGTAACTCAATTTCTTACGGAACTCGCGTCTGCATTGAAGGAGGTTGAATCGCAGGGCTCGGATACCGGTCGCCTTATGACCGTATTCCGCGTGAAACTGGAGTCGGTGAAGAAAGTGGAACACGCGGACGTGGTCGCTGGCGTTCAAGCCAGTAGCGGAGGCCAAGGAAGCGGTCCTTTGGTCATTGAGAAACGGTTCGACCCGAACGATCCAAACTGGGTTCGGCGCAAGGAAATTCTCGAAGAGATCACCGAACTCCATGGCCGTAAGTTCACCTCCCACACCTTTGAAGCCGTCATTTGGCACAACAAAATCAAAGAAAAATCTCATCTATGCTGGATATCAGAAGAGGGAGTTTTGACCAAATATTCCCGTGAAGTCATTGCGATCATTCGCCGGTTATCCAAGAAGCAGGTTGATGCGGCTGTCTCGGCTTATAAAGAACACATGCGGGCAAGAGCGCGGAGGAAGAAGGCATGA
- a CDS encoding restriction endonuclease subunit S, which yields MRWPEYRLSHLTERFISGGTPSTKIEEYWQGDIPWITGADFLDGEVAIGRRYINKSAVNNSATNIVPKGSILMVTRTGVGKIAIAPADVAISQDITGIVPKSGLSAKYVLSAIRNKMAIILAAQRGATIKGITRKDIEILPIPLAPPSEQRRIVEILDQADALHKKRAEADAKAARILPALFYKMFGDPLTLINSGEGVPLSELEVDLQNGFACGEKDVEDGVPHLRMNNIDDSGVLNLELVRTVPLDRDSERYRLIKRDVLFMGTNSEDKIGKTCLFLPPDERTYLFSNHLIRLRVFDSRITPEYLASFLHLLWSKRFFPSIAKRWVNQSTVAQSSLAALRIPLPDEKPLQVFTKAFQNLLSLRAQRVRSGETLDQTFAVLLHRAFTGDLTAKWREAHMKELLQEMEQQARALRTEGAKEI from the coding sequence TTTTCTAGATGGAGAGGTCGCTATTGGCCGAAGATACATAAATAAGAGCGCAGTGAACAACAGCGCAACCAATATTGTCCCTAAAGGTTCAATCCTAATGGTAACTCGGACAGGAGTTGGAAAGATTGCAATAGCTCCTGCTGATGTAGCAATTAGTCAAGATATTACTGGAATAGTGCCCAAATCTGGATTGTCTGCAAAATATGTACTATCCGCTATTCGAAATAAAATGGCCATTATTTTGGCAGCCCAACGTGGCGCGACAATAAAGGGTATTACGCGAAAAGATATCGAGATTCTTCCTATACCTTTAGCCCCTCCTTCGGAGCAACGGCGTATTGTCGAAATACTCGATCAGGCTGATGCGTTACATAAGAAGCGCGCCGAGGCCGATGCCAAAGCCGCCCGCATCCTCCCCGCGCTCTTCTACAAAATGTTCGGTGATCCTCTAACACTGATAAATTCTGGTGAGGGTGTCCCTCTTTCTGAACTTGAAGTAGACCTGCAGAACGGATTTGCCTGTGGCGAAAAGGACGTGGAGGATGGCGTTCCGCACCTCCGCATGAACAACATCGACGATTCAGGCGTGCTCAATCTGGAACTTGTCCGGACAGTCCCGCTCGACCGCGATTCGGAACGATATCGACTAATAAAGAGAGACGTGCTTTTCATGGGCACTAACAGCGAAGACAAGATCGGCAAGACCTGTCTGTTCTTACCTCCAGATGAACGAACCTACCTGTTCAGCAATCATCTAATCCGTCTTCGTGTATTTGACTCGCGAATTACCCCAGAGTACCTTGCCAGTTTCCTCCATCTGCTATGGTCGAAGAGGTTCTTCCCTTCTATTGCAAAAAGGTGGGTCAACCAGTCAACCGTGGCTCAATCTTCACTTGCAGCCCTTCGCATTCCGTTGCCGGACGAGAAACCGCTTCAAGTGTTCACGAAAGCATTCCAAAACCTCTTGTCTCTGAGGGCACAGCGGGTACGCTCAGGAGAAACCCTCGACCAAACCTTTGCCGTCTTGCTTCACCGCGCCTTTACCGGTGACCTCACGGCAAAATGGCGCGAGGCGCATATGAAGGAACTCCTGCAGGAGATGGAACAGCAAGCCAGGGCATTGAGAACAGAGGGAGCTAAGGAGATATGA